From the genome of Leishmania infantum JPCM5 genome chromosome 34, one region includes:
- a CDS encoding putative GTP-binding protein: MKLCGVRSSGVSLTRSSDFPRFRAAHHGGAHTATRHQSLCGRRLDSYMGAGKRWCFRPLLAEPRRYSNASSAFTTDGATAPAHGEGLYVSHYAMPEDARRLVGTPQLLPRNPAEEVAFKKNLIRSFPQACIRNVSVVAHVDHGKTTLSDAMLRFSNLLPADGATGTFTDRLKVEKERGITIKAQTCSVLLTLRETGTQYLVNLIDTPGHVDFQYEVSRSLCASEGAALLVDVRQGVEAQTMAQFYAALEQNLTILPVLTKMDSVMSDAEVEKTLLQLEDSTGLLSREVILTSAKSKRGIEQLFQHIIDKVPPPCGREGFSDMKQLPAMHPGSADRKKVEKELVPLRALLFDCWTSESSGMADGAASAPVSTASSVSSGTAPASGGQSVAKDGIYGLIRVMDGTVTPGTTVTFFHSGKKHEVREVGIIHPTLHPTAALTAGMVGFVFFPGLLKKDVFIGDTLCTLPTRKHTMRVVATGSPATASRTKPATAAETASSDDASGSGSSSVVEPIPGFKTVQPVVFAGFYPDEGVYITQLREAVDLLCVNDPSVTVEQLQCPALGPGLQLGFLGFLHMQVFKERLLMEFGQAVLVTPPQVQYMYVEQHGDPDDPAQRKPVSVSNWRWPHEGVGAYLEPFVTATVLTPSEYLNEINSAALSAFRGEMQEMRVIDGARTLVRYRMPLADLARGFFSTVKSSSHGYATLEYDDLTYMTADLVKMDIVINKAHISALSTICLRHEANTHARRIIGSLKEKLLRSSVDLPLQALVGSKIIARETVKAYRKDVTAKIHAGDISRKQKKWNDQKKGKERMARRSVGTVTLDQSVLAAALGATTAR; encoded by the coding sequence ATGAAGttgtgcggcgtgcgcagcagcggtgtctCTCTCACGCGGTCTTCTGATTTTCCACGTTTTCGGGCTGCCCACCAtggtggcgcacacacggcaACGCGACATCAAAGTCTCTGTGGACGGCGCCTCGACTCCTACATGGGCGCTGGCAAAAGATGGTGCTTTAGGCCCCTGCTTGCGGAGCCCCGAAGGTACAGCAACGCTTCTTCCGCTTTCACAACTGACGGTGCCACCGCGCCGGCGCATGGGGAGGGCCTATACGTGTCCCACTACGCCATGCCAGAAGACGCACGTCGCCTTGTCGGGACACCGCAGTTGCTGCCACGGAACCCCGCAGAGGAGGTTGCCTTCAAGAAAAACCTAATCAGGAGCTTCCCGCAGGCATGCATCCGCAACGTGAGTGTAGTGGCGCACGTGGACCACGGCAAGACGACGCTCTCCGACGCCATGCTTCGTTTCTCGAATCTTCTGCCGGCGGACGGGGCCACCGGCACCTTTACAGATCGCCTCAAGGTGGAGAAAGAGCGTGGCATCACCATCAAAGCACAGACATGCAGCGTGCTTCTCACTTTGCGTGAGACGGGCACACAGTATCTCGTGAACCTGATCGACACTCCAGGGCACGTAGACTTTCAGTACGAGGTATCGCGTAGCCTCTGCGCCTCCGAgggtgcagcgctgctggtggacgTTCGGCAAGGCGTGGAGGCACAGACCATGGCACAGTTTTATGCGGCACTTGAACAAAATCTCACCATCTTGCCGGTGCTGACGAAGATGGACAGTGTAATGAGCGACGCTGAGGTGGagaagacgctgctgcagctggaggacAGCACCGGGCTGCTCAGCCGCGAAGTTATTCTGACGAGCGCGAAGAGTAAGCGGGGTATCGAGCAGCTCTTCCAGCACATCATTGACAAAGTGCCGCCCCCATGTGGTCGTGAAGGCTTCTCTGACATGAAGCAGCTTCCAGCCATGCACCCTGGCAGTGCTGATCGAAAGAAGGTGGAGAAAGAgctcgtgccgctgcgcgctcTGCTCTTCGACTGCTGGACTTCCGAGAGCAGTGGCATGGCAGATGGTGCTGCATCAGCGCCGGTGAGCACGGCTTCCTCGGTCTCCTCGGGaacggcccctgcctccgGCGGCCAATCTGTGGCGAAGGACGGCATCTACGGCCTCATTCGTGTCATGGATGGCACCGTCACCCCAGGCACTACCGTCACCTTCTTCCACTCCGGAAAGAAGCACgaggtgcgcgaggtggGCATCATCCATCCCACTCTGCACCCAACCGCGGCCCTCACGGCTGGTATGGTCGGCTTCGTGTTCTTCCCTGGCCTGCTCAAGAAAGACGTTTTCATCGGCGACACCCTCTGTACACTGCCGACGCGAAAGCACACGATGAGAGTGGTGGCGACAGGGTCCCCTGCGACCGCGTCACGCACGAAacccgccacggcagcagagacagcgagcagcgacgacgcgagcggcagtggcagctcATCTGTAGTAGAGCCGATCCCTGGCTTCAAGACGGTGCAGCCCGTCGTCTTCGCTGGCTTCTACCCCGACGAAGGCGTCTACATCACGCAACTGCGCGAGGCAGTGGATCTCCTGTGCGTGAATGACCCCTCCGTcacggtggagcagctgcagtgcccAGCGCTCGGCCCCGGGCTGCAGCTGGGCTTTCTCGGCTTCCTTCACATGCAGGTCTTCAAGGAGCGGCTGCTCATGGAGTTTGGGCAGGCGGTGCTCgtcacgccgccgcaggtgcAGTACATGTAcgtggagcagcacggcgacCCTGACGACCCGGCGCAGCGGAAGCCTGTCTCCGTCAGCAACTGGCGGTGGCCGCACGAAGGCGTCGGGGCGTACCTCGAGCCATTCGTCACAGCAACGGTCCTGACGCCAAGCGAGTATCTCAACGAGATCAACAGCGCTGCGCTCAGCGCCTTTCGAGGCGAGATGCAGGAGATGCGCGTGATCGACGGCGCCCGCACTTTGGTGCGGTATCGTATGCCATTGGCAGACCTCGCCCGCGGCTTCTTCTCGACGGTAAAGAGCAGCTCGCACGGGTACGCGACGCTGGAGTACGACGATCTTACCTACATGACTGCCGACCTGGTGAAGATGGACATCGTCATCAACAAGGCACACATCTCCGCGCTGTCGACGATTTGCCTGCGCCACGAAgccaacacgcacgcccgGCGCATCATCGGCTCCCTCAAGGAGAAACTGCTCCGCTCCTCCGTTGACCTGCCACTGCAGGCACTGGTGGGGAGCAAGATCATTGCCCGAGAGACCGTCAAGGCGTACCGCAAGGACGTCACCGCAAAGATTCACGCCGGTGACATTTCACGCAAGCAGAAGAAGTGGAATGACCAGAAAAAGGGCAAGGAACGCATGGCTCGCCGGAGTGTCGGCACCGTAACGCTGGACCAAAGCGTGCTCGCGGCTGCCTTGGGGGCAACCACTGCACGGTAG
- a CDS encoding putative leucine-rich repeat protein, producing MADPAHTRDDFWEQQQQSVQMTRGAFEAMNNNSMQLLQMRVDTLERQVAMLSAQVMAAALPASFQAYPGVTYGMSPATSNVTQMTAMPTQMPANMYFYQPPGMPAAAPANGAAADDGKASKQLEDELQRMGVLAYGGAAAGSTTSPEAAAAAATMTLMQNNFVVSPTSGISAFPGVIAGVGNSNGAGPGIPFMPGAHEVALASSMMPGPPPASTSTKMSNALLQKAFGFSDPAMNGAGGDGMNANMSSLQRSCAVTLDPLQSTNEKLEQICQQSKIRVLCLKGCKGITSLNAISRLQNLWLLNLQGCSPCVDDNAVRMIAAHNTRLSRLNLCGCDRVTDAQPLAQLSLMFDLNLSGTMIGTASLEAISHGCGQLSRLAINSCQQLTDVSSLKNLSELKLLYCRYSENIDPATITNVLAGIGQNLLTLNVDGIRFRQLDLSNLPHVTALKNFNCKDNTQLRDLDWLLSIPNAARAFESLEMLDVEGCESLVSFGMHITSLKRLKTVRLTNTGITNEELSRISACPALSVIHLEDCAGITNVDCLANVPTLTKVILSMRMQHEDTKANGVAALRKTGAEIIFAAASNHHGQGGSAHYMTPTSRFAPSIPTTSPNTAAEAHAFP from the coding sequence ATGGCGGACCCTGCGCACACCCGCGATGACTTctgggagcagcagcagcagtcggtTCAAATGACCCGGGGTGCCTTTGAGGCCatgaacaacaacagcatGCAGTTGCTGCAGATGCGCGTCGACACCTTGGAACGGCAGGTGGCGATGCTATCTGCGCAGGTCatggcagccgcgctgcccgcATCTTTTCAGGCTTACCCAGGCGTCACGTACGGAATGTCGCCCGCCACCTCCAACGTCACCCAAATGACTGCCATGCCCACACAGATGCCCGCGAATATGTACTTCTACCAGCCGCCTGGCatgcccgccgctgctccggctaacggtgccgctgcggacgACGGCAAGGCGTCGAAGCAGCTGGAAGATGAACTCCAGCGCATGGGTGTGTTGGCCtatggtggcgctgctgctggcagcaCCACGAGCCccgaggcagccgcagcggcagcgacgatgaCTTTGATGCAGAACAACTTCGTGGTGTCCCCGACCAGCGGCATCTCCGCCTTCCCGGGTGTGATCGCCGGGGTCGGCAACTCCAACGGCGCCGGCCCTGGCATACCCTTCATGCCCGGGGCGCACGAGGTGGCTTTGGCGTCCTCGATGATGCCGGgtccgccgccagcgtccACCTCCACCAAGATGAGCAATGCGCTTCTTCAGAAGGCGTTCGGTTTCTCGGACCCGGCCATGAACggggccggcggcgacggcatgaACGCAAACATGAGCAGCCTTCAGCGCAGTTGTGCTGTGACGCTGGACCCGCTTCAGAGCACCAACGAGAAGCTTGAGCAGATCTGCCAACAGTCCAAGATTCGCGTTCTCTGCCTGAAGGGCTGCAAAGGAATCACCAGCCTGAACGCCATCTCGCGCCTGCAGAACCTATGGCTCCTGAACCTGCAGGGATGCTCACCTTGTGTCGACGACAATGCGGTGCGCATGATCGCTGCGCACAACACACGCCTCAGCCGGCTAAACCTCTGCGGGTGTGACCGCGTGACGGACGCGCAGCCACTTGCGCAGCTCTCCCTCATGTTTGACCTCAACCTGTCCGGCACGATGATCGGCACCGCTTCGCTGGAGGCGATCTCGCACGGGTGCGGCCAGCTCAGCCGCCTTGCCATCAACAGCTGCCAGCAGCTGACGGATGTGTCAAGTTTGAAGAACCTGTCGGAGCTGAAGCTGCTCTACTGCCGCTACTCCGAAAACATAGACCcggccaccatcaccaaCGTGCTCGCCGGCATCGGTCAGAATCTGCTCACGCTGAACGTGGACGGCATCCGCTTCCGTCAGCTTGACCTCTCTAACTTGCCGCACGTCACCGCCTTGAAAAACTTCAACTGCAAAGACAACACCCAACTTAGGGATCTGGACTGGCTGCTGAGCATTCCCAACGCGGCAAGGGCCTTCGAGTCGCTGGAGATGCTGGACGTGGAAGGGTGCGAGTCGCTCGTGAGCTTCGGGATGCATATCACCTCGCTAAAGCGACTCAAGACGGTGCGTCTCACGAACACTGGCATCACCAATGAAGAGCTTTCCCGCATCTCAGCCTGCCCGGCGCTATCTGTCATTCACCTTGAAGACTGCGCTGGCATCACGAATGTGGACTGCCTTGCGAATGTGCCCACTCTCACAAAGGTGATACTGAGCATGCGGATGCAGCATGAGGACACCAAGGCgaacggcgtcgctgccctGCGCAAGACTGGTGCCGAGATCATCTTCGCGGCGGCCAGCAACCACCACGGACAAGGTGGTTCTGCCCACTATATGACGCCGACGAGCCGCTTCGCCCCATCGATCCCCACCACCAGTCCGAACACTGCAGCGGAGGCACACGCCTTTCCGTAA
- a CDS encoding putative enoyl-[acyl-carrier-protein] reductase — protein sequence MQANRVTSLFGVQYPIVQGGMVWCSGWRLASAVSNAGGLGLVGAGSMSFDVFQHHVRRCKEAAKKPFGVNVPLSRDMAQYMDFIIEEKVPIVFTSAGSPKLWTQKLQSHGIKVVHVVPSCKLALKCEAAGVNAVVAEGFEAGGHNGLEEITTMALVPQVRKALAPEVPLLAAGGIASGEAMLAAMALGAEGVQVGTRFAVTQESSAAEEFKKRCTAAGEGDTYLTLKQYMPTRVMLNDYGKEARRLSESGATKAQLKEFRGKGRTKKGMFDGDVTNGELEIGQIVSACKDVPTAAEVVERMVKEFRTRNAQLAKMNL from the coding sequence ATGCAGGCGAATCGAGTCACATCGCTCTTTGGGGTGCAGTACCCCATCGTGCAGGGCGGCATGGTGTGGTGCAGTGGATGGCGTCTGGCGTCTGCCGTGAGCAATGCAGGCGGTCTCGGCCTCGTGGGCGCCGGCTCCATGAGCTTCGACGTTTTTCAGCACCACGTTCGTCGCTGCAAGGAGGCCGCGAAGAAGCCCTTCGGCGTCAATGTCCCTCTCAGCCGCGATATGGCGCAGTACATGGACTTCATCATCGAGGAGAAAGTGCCGATCGTGTTCACGAGTGCCGGCAGCCCTAAGCTCTGGACCCAGAAGCTACAGAGCCATGGCATTAAGGTGGTGCACGTCGTACCCAGCTGCAAGCTCGCCCTCAAGTGCGAAGCGGCAGGGGTCAACGCCGTCGTAGCTGAGGGGTTCGAGGCCGGTGGTCACAACGGGTTAGAGGAGATCACCACGATGGCGCTGGTCCCGCAGGTGCGTAAGGCTCTGGCGCCTGAGGTTCCCCTGCTCGCAGCGGGCGGCATTGCGAGTGGAGAAGCAATGCTGGCAGCTATGGCCCTTGGTGCGGAGGGAGTCCAGGTAGGCACGCGCTTCGCGGTCACACAAGAAAGctcggcggcagaggagttCAAGAAGaggtgcacggcggcaggTGAGGGCGACACGTACCTCACACTGAAGCAGTACATGCCAACTCGTGTCATGCTGAACGACTACGGCAAAGAGgcccgccgcctctctgAATCTGGCGCCACCaaggcgcagctgaaggagTTCCGTGGAAAGGGTCGCACGAAAAAGGGCATGTTCGACGGTGATGTGACGAACGGCGAGCTCGAGATTGGTCAAATCGTGTCCGCATGCAAGGACGTTCCGACCGCTGCGGAGGTGGTAGAGCGCATGGTAAAGGAGTTCCGCACGCGCAACGCGCAGCTCGCCAAGATGAATCTGTAG